A region of Paraburkholderia largidicola DNA encodes the following proteins:
- a CDS encoding NAD(P)-dependent oxidoreductase — MIGSRIAAEAARRGHQVTAFSRNPERVPADVANLKAAQADVTDAASIAAGARGHDVVASAYAPPQNDLTQIDKATRALIEGTRAAGVKRLVVVGGAGSLEVAPGKQLVDTEGFPEAYRAIALAHRDVLPILRAASDIDWTFFAPAALIAPGERKGTFRTGANALIVDAQGNSSISAEDYAIAFVDELEQGRFVHQLATVAY; from the coding sequence ATGATCGGCTCGCGCATCGCGGCGGAAGCGGCGCGTCGCGGGCATCAGGTGACGGCTTTCTCGCGCAATCCCGAGCGCGTGCCTGCCGATGTCGCGAACCTGAAAGCGGCGCAGGCCGACGTGACGGATGCGGCGAGCATTGCAGCGGGAGCGCGCGGACACGATGTCGTCGCGAGCGCCTATGCGCCGCCGCAGAACGATCTCACGCAGATCGACAAGGCGACCCGCGCGCTGATCGAAGGCACGCGCGCGGCGGGTGTCAAACGTCTCGTCGTGGTGGGCGGCGCGGGTTCGCTCGAAGTGGCGCCCGGCAAGCAACTGGTCGACACGGAAGGCTTTCCGGAAGCCTACAGGGCAATCGCGCTCGCGCACCGCGACGTATTGCCCATCCTGCGTGCCGCCAGCGATATCGACTGGACGTTCTTCGCGCCCGCCGCGCTGATCGCGCCAGGTGAGCGCAAAGGCACGTTCCGCACGGGCGCCAACGCGCTGATCGTCGATGCGCAGGGCAACAGCAGCATTTCGGCGGAAGACTACGCGATCGCGTTCGTCGACGAGCTGGAGCAGGGTCGTTTCGTTCACCAGCTCGCGACCGTCGCGTACTGA
- a CDS encoding Lrp/AsnC family transcriptional regulator, translating to MGMDIIDRRLLELLQEDATMPIAELAARVNLSQTPCWKRVQRLKEAGVIRAQVALCDPRKLGVGTTVFVAVRTNQHTEAWAQDFTRAVQDIPEVVEVYRMSGETDYLLRVVVSDIDDYDRVYKQLIRAVPLYDVSSSFAMEQIKYSTALPVRASVVAESR from the coding sequence ATGGGAATGGACATCATTGATCGGCGGCTGCTCGAACTCCTGCAGGAAGACGCGACGATGCCGATCGCGGAACTCGCGGCGCGGGTGAACCTGTCGCAGACGCCATGCTGGAAGCGGGTGCAACGGCTCAAGGAAGCGGGCGTGATCCGCGCGCAGGTCGCGCTGTGCGACCCGCGCAAGCTGGGCGTCGGCACGACGGTATTCGTCGCCGTGCGCACGAACCAGCACACGGAGGCCTGGGCGCAGGATTTCACGCGCGCGGTGCAGGACATTCCCGAAGTGGTCGAGGTCTACCGGATGAGCGGCGAGACCGACTACCTGCTGCGCGTCGTCGTCTCGGACATCGACGATTACGACCGCGTCTACAAGCAACTGATCCGTGCCGTGCCGCTCTACGATGTGAGTTCCAGCTTCGCGATGGAACAGATCAAGTATTCGACGGCGTTGCCGGTGCGGGCGTCGGTGGTTGCGGAAAGCCGTTAG
- a CDS encoding cysteine dioxygenase family protein has translation MNPSAGLITRESSMAETPPVACGIPAAGAISQLCATLDAAFDACAGTDDPSRHAAFARSVRAALAEAAADASLLTDAQREGAAACYRRHLLAVDPQGRYAIAALVWMPGQASPVHAHHTWCGYAVIDGTLTETIYDWHADTDCATPARDQLREPGAVSFTRSGRTGIHRLGNCSGNAAVSLHIYGVPGEQITTHVNDIVRVADSMQAVAA, from the coding sequence ATGAACCCGTCAGCCGGCCTGATCACACGCGAATCCTCGATGGCCGAAACCCCTCCCGTCGCCTGCGGCATCCCCGCAGCGGGCGCGATCTCACAACTGTGCGCGACGCTCGACGCCGCCTTCGACGCCTGCGCCGGCACCGATGATCCGTCGCGGCACGCGGCCTTCGCGCGCAGCGTGCGCGCGGCGCTTGCCGAAGCGGCCGCCGACGCGTCGCTGCTCACCGATGCGCAACGCGAAGGCGCCGCAGCCTGCTATCGCCGTCATCTGCTCGCCGTCGATCCACAAGGCCGCTATGCCATCGCCGCGCTCGTCTGGATGCCCGGCCAGGCGAGCCCGGTTCACGCGCATCACACATGGTGCGGCTATGCAGTGATCGACGGCACGCTGACGGAAACCATCTACGACTGGCACGCAGACACCGATTGCGCGACACCCGCGCGCGACCAGTTGCGCGAACCAGGCGCCGTGTCGTTCACGCGCTCGGGCCGCACGGGCATCCATCGGCTCGGCAATTGCAGCGGGAATGCCGCCGTCTCGCTGCACATCTACGGCGTGCCCGGCGAACAGATCACGACGCATGTGAACGACATCGTGCGCGTCGCCGACAGTATGCAGGCCGTTGCCGCCTAG
- a CDS encoding FUSC family protein → MRYSVEIKKFLYSQYFYGGLRIAVGVSLPAVLCLIVFHNRELGFTIATGALGACAVDMPGPLKYKHNEMLACSVIGFLAALATGLATVNPVALWCTVVPLTFVLSLIVVYGNRWPQISFATLFMMVVTLEEHFTPMQALINASWILVGGLWFTYWSTFVSRWMMYRIEQQALAESVFALADYLLARADFFDLDNDLDECYRNLVAKQIAAVAMQDAARDIVLRNLPKLKSGRLQPRRATLFNLFIHTVDLHEQFVGAHTDYPLVRNTFGGSDLLIFYRDLIRKAAADLEDIGLAVLQNEPPRARINVKAELRAIEYEIEQMRKQDLPKKNPEAYSTVSASFRRVWSATRLIDRMRKNLANEESTKETDLRIDQALTRFVSSRRVPFGSIFSNLTMASPSFRHALRMTIAVAIGFWLGRLLPLTNAYWIVMTTVIILKPGYSLTKQRNGQRIVGTLIGCAASIALIMSVKEPHILIIVMFACMVMSYSLLLFNYTASVVFTSSYVLLMFHLLAPGSLHIIGERAIDTVVGCAIAIAASHLFPYWEYRLMGKLVNDMIAAMRSYLEASWWWGGKPAAAVISPSALTEAAALAPAVAVAEIVASGANGIGETFGNAAAAAPNASGAATASAASPGATAKTSAPTPAAAAAASALDRDYRYRLARKNVHVAFANLGQAFQRMMLEPKSAQKFVPELNDLLVRSHVLASQITAVAPLLRTSSQQMGGPSHQPLQRALTVIRDNLAKAEEGDPPPADQVDISKQSTRELDAMVIEAERSPDYTPDAVHDLKLLAHQCKQMLAASFQIRKDAGVIRLPEN, encoded by the coding sequence ATGCGCTATTCAGTCGAAATCAAGAAGTTTCTGTATAGCCAGTACTTTTATGGCGGCTTGCGCATCGCAGTGGGCGTGTCGCTGCCCGCCGTCCTTTGTCTGATCGTGTTTCACAACCGCGAGCTCGGCTTCACGATCGCCACGGGCGCGCTCGGCGCGTGCGCCGTCGACATGCCGGGCCCGCTCAAGTACAAGCACAACGAGATGCTCGCGTGCAGCGTGATCGGCTTTCTCGCGGCGCTCGCCACCGGGCTGGCCACCGTCAATCCCGTCGCGCTGTGGTGCACCGTCGTGCCGCTCACCTTCGTGCTGTCGCTGATCGTCGTGTACGGCAACCGCTGGCCGCAGATCAGCTTCGCGACGCTCTTCATGATGGTCGTCACGCTCGAAGAGCACTTCACGCCGATGCAGGCGCTCATCAACGCGTCGTGGATACTCGTAGGCGGACTGTGGTTCACCTACTGGTCGACCTTCGTGAGCCGCTGGATGATGTACCGGATCGAGCAGCAGGCGCTCGCCGAGAGCGTGTTCGCCCTCGCCGACTATCTGCTCGCGCGCGCGGACTTCTTCGACCTCGACAACGATCTCGACGAGTGCTACCGCAACCTCGTTGCGAAGCAGATCGCGGCCGTAGCAATGCAGGACGCCGCGCGCGACATCGTGCTGCGCAACCTGCCCAAGCTGAAGAGCGGCCGCTTGCAGCCACGCCGCGCGACGCTCTTCAACCTGTTCATCCACACCGTCGATCTGCACGAGCAGTTCGTCGGTGCGCATACCGACTACCCGCTCGTGCGCAATACGTTCGGCGGCTCGGACCTCCTGATCTTCTATCGCGATCTGATCCGCAAGGCGGCCGCGGACCTCGAAGACATCGGTCTCGCCGTGCTGCAGAACGAGCCGCCGCGCGCGCGGATCAACGTGAAGGCAGAGTTGCGCGCGATCGAATACGAAATCGAGCAGATGCGCAAGCAGGACTTGCCGAAGAAGAATCCGGAAGCCTACTCGACCGTCTCGGCTTCGTTCAGACGCGTGTGGAGCGCGACGCGCCTGATCGACCGGATGCGCAAGAACCTGGCGAACGAAGAAAGCACGAAGGAAACCGATCTGCGCATCGACCAGGCGCTTACGCGTTTCGTGTCGAGCCGCCGCGTGCCGTTCGGCTCGATCTTCTCCAACCTGACGATGGCGTCGCCCAGCTTCCGGCACGCGTTGCGCATGACGATCGCCGTCGCGATCGGCTTCTGGCTCGGACGCCTGTTGCCGCTCACCAATGCCTACTGGATCGTGATGACGACCGTCATCATTCTGAAACCCGGTTACTCGCTGACCAAGCAGCGCAACGGCCAGCGTATCGTCGGCACGCTGATCGGCTGCGCGGCGAGCATCGCGCTCATCATGAGCGTGAAGGAACCGCATATTCTCATCATCGTGATGTTCGCGTGCATGGTGATGAGCTACAGCCTGCTGCTGTTCAACTACACGGCGAGCGTCGTGTTCACGTCGTCGTATGTGCTGCTGATGTTCCATCTGCTTGCGCCCGGCAGCCTGCATATCATCGGCGAGCGTGCCATCGACACGGTCGTCGGCTGCGCGATCGCGATTGCCGCGAGCCATCTGTTCCCGTATTGGGAATATCGGCTGATGGGCAAGCTCGTCAACGACATGATCGCCGCGATGCGCAGCTATCTGGAGGCGAGCTGGTGGTGGGGAGGCAAGCCGGCCGCGGCCGTCATCTCGCCTTCCGCGCTAACGGAAGCGGCCGCGCTGGCGCCCGCCGTGGCCGTCGCGGAAATTGTCGCGAGCGGCGCCAACGGGATTGGGGAAACCTTCGGCAACGCTGCTGCTGCGGCACCGAATGCATCAGGAGCGGCAACCGCATCTGCTGCTTCGCCAGGCGCTACGGCCAAAACATCAGCGCCCACGCCCGCCGCCGCTGCCGCCGCGAGCGCGCTCGATCGCGACTACCGCTACCGGCTCGCGCGCAAGAACGTGCATGTCGCGTTCGCCAATCTCGGCCAGGCCTTTCAACGGATGATGCTCGAACCCAAGTCCGCGCAGAAGTTCGTGCCGGAACTGAACGACCTGCTCGTCCGCTCTCACGTACTCGCCTCGCAGATCACGGCGGTCGCGCCGTTGTTGCGCACGTCGTCCCAACAGATGGGCGGGCCGTCGCATCAGCCCTTGCAACGCGCGCTGACGGTGATCCGCGACAACCTTGCGAAAGCCGAAGAAGGCGACCCGCCTCCCGCCGATCAGGTCGACATTTCGAAGCAGTCGACGCGTGAACTCGATGCGATGGTGATCGAAGCGGAACGCTCGCCCGACTACACGCCGGACGCCGTGCATGATCTGAAACTGCTCGCGCATCAGTGCAAGCAGATGCTGGCCGCGTCGTTTCAGATTCGCAAGGATGCGGGCGTGATCCGTTTGCCCGAGAACTGA
- a CDS encoding Rrf2 family transcriptional regulator, producing MNTSSRFAFAVHVLALLSLQEGVPLSSDMIAGSVNTNPVLIRRLLAMLAEAGLTTSQLGAGGGALLAREPADITLLDVYRAVDDAQLFAMHRETPNPACMVGRNIQTVLTGIIGDAQQALEASLASRTLADATADVVRAERARERKRKAAEG from the coding sequence GTGAATACGAGTAGCCGATTTGCCTTTGCGGTTCATGTGCTCGCCCTGCTGTCGTTGCAGGAGGGCGTGCCGCTGTCGTCGGACATGATCGCGGGCAGCGTGAACACGAATCCCGTGCTGATCCGGCGTCTGCTGGCGATGCTCGCGGAAGCGGGCCTCACCACGTCGCAACTGGGCGCGGGCGGCGGCGCGCTGCTGGCGCGCGAGCCGGCGGACATCACGCTGCTCGACGTCTACCGCGCCGTCGACGATGCGCAGCTGTTCGCCATGCATCGCGAAACGCCGAACCCGGCGTGCATGGTCGGGCGCAACATCCAGACCGTGCTGACGGGCATCATCGGCGATGCGCAACAGGCGCTCGAAGCGTCGCTGGCGTCGCGCACGCTGGCCGATGCGACGGCCGACGTCGTGCGCGCGGAACGTGCACGCGAACGCAAGCGCAAAGCCGCGGAGGGCTGA
- a CDS encoding mechanosensitive ion channel family protein — protein sequence MKSCLARRESRAAPSSGGLLAIDAVFRALSQFFSHARALRRGRSGALASALCLWFALAGACLGMPGTAHAAGATPGAPMIPALQSLINSATVSTAAPASGASAADAASAPSPASQAELEKSLDSVITTLDSDRQRTALVTQLKKLRDATKTVGPPVSASAPSSAGLLGAIAAGIASFETDVQQGRSPLNYWSGRFNAAGNEIYTIVTSQGREHFGRVLLNMIAVLAGWGACAAGLIYLQRRIHARFGIVVRLDPNPTTRELLIFALRRVGPWIVAFVAALMFVRSMPDSLGRTIAMVIAYAIVAGAVFSAICLIMFSLFGSGHRRAAVRVLIEQARRPLFAIGICSALGDAAVNYDVAHELGTNLAALVSTVSNMTAAVLTAYFALAFRRPVAHLIRNRAYEQRHDHKAATDGFEVLASLWHVPMLVLATASVIATIGGIGSGENVLQISVVTALLLVLAFFLSAIVLRVTRPRNTRRRRRSPYLTRLLRFAGTLITLFVWLAYFEFASRLWDVSLAQIIEESVTARGIAHALTAILITVFVSWLVWILIDTAIQEAVNPSGPRNKSKNPSMRARTMLPLVRNVLFVTILTIAGIVTAANLGINVTPLLAGAGVIGLAIGFGAQSLVSDLITGLFIIIEDTISVGDWIDIDGGHAGTVEYLSIRTVRLRDGQGAIHAIPFSQIKIVKNLSRDFAYAVFEVRVPFSADVDEVTQLIRAVGADLMADFRYRREMLGPVEVWGLDRFDPNWMVVKGQIKTRPLQQWSVARAFNLRLKRKMDEAGIEIPVPQMRVHTSRGDEVGEVLREEEHAQHEAHMRESATGTTTPFRPKKGGAMPPARDVSHEPRPAPPSTGQTASVPPQIPTAGDGGKT from the coding sequence ATGAAGTCATGCCTCGCGCGGCGTGAATCGCGGGCTGCGCCGTCATCCGGCGGGCTTCTGGCGATTGACGCCGTTTTTCGCGCTTTATCCCAATTCTTTTCGCACGCCCGAGCATTGCGCCGGGGGCGTTCGGGTGCGCTCGCGTCCGCCTTGTGCCTGTGGTTCGCGCTCGCTGGCGCGTGCCTCGGCATGCCGGGCACCGCGCACGCCGCGGGTGCCACACCCGGCGCGCCGATGATTCCCGCGCTGCAGAGCCTGATCAATAGCGCGACGGTCTCGACGGCGGCGCCCGCGTCGGGCGCGTCGGCGGCGGATGCGGCATCGGCGCCGTCGCCCGCCAGCCAGGCCGAGCTGGAGAAATCGCTCGACAGCGTGATCACGACACTCGACAGCGACCGCCAGCGCACCGCGCTCGTCACGCAGCTGAAAAAACTGCGCGACGCGACCAAGACGGTCGGGCCGCCCGTGTCCGCCAGCGCGCCGTCGAGCGCCGGCCTGCTCGGCGCGATCGCCGCGGGCATTGCCTCGTTCGAAACCGACGTGCAGCAAGGGCGCTCACCGCTCAATTACTGGTCGGGCCGCTTCAACGCGGCGGGCAACGAAATCTATACGATCGTCACGAGCCAGGGGCGCGAGCACTTTGGCCGCGTGTTGCTGAACATGATCGCCGTGCTCGCGGGGTGGGGTGCGTGCGCGGCGGGCCTGATTTACCTGCAGCGCAGGATTCACGCGCGCTTTGGTATCGTCGTGCGGCTCGATCCCAATCCGACCACGCGCGAACTGTTGATCTTCGCGCTGCGCCGCGTCGGGCCGTGGATCGTCGCGTTCGTCGCGGCGCTGATGTTCGTGCGCTCGATGCCCGATTCACTCGGCCGCACGATCGCGATGGTGATCGCGTATGCGATCGTCGCGGGCGCCGTGTTCTCGGCAATCTGCCTGATCATGTTCTCGCTGTTCGGCTCGGGCCATCGACGTGCCGCCGTACGCGTGCTGATCGAGCAGGCGCGCCGGCCGCTGTTCGCGATCGGCATCTGCAGCGCGCTCGGCGACGCCGCCGTCAATTACGACGTCGCGCATGAACTCGGCACCAATCTCGCGGCGCTCGTGTCGACCGTTTCGAACATGACGGCAGCCGTGTTGACCGCGTACTTCGCGCTCGCATTTCGCCGTCCCGTCGCGCACCTGATCCGCAATCGCGCTTACGAACAGCGCCACGATCACAAGGCCGCTACCGACGGCTTCGAAGTGCTCGCGTCGCTCTGGCACGTGCCGATGCTCGTGCTCGCGACGGCTTCCGTGATCGCGACGATCGGCGGCATCGGCAGCGGTGAGAATGTGTTGCAGATTTCCGTCGTGACGGCGCTGCTGCTGGTGCTCGCGTTCTTCCTGTCGGCCATCGTGCTGCGCGTGACGCGGCCTCGCAATACGCGCCGTCGGCGCCGCTCGCCTTATCTGACGCGTCTGTTGCGTTTCGCGGGCACGCTGATCACGCTGTTCGTCTGGCTCGCGTACTTCGAATTCGCGTCGCGCCTGTGGGACGTGTCGCTTGCGCAGATCATCGAAGAAAGCGTCACGGCGCGCGGCATCGCGCACGCGTTGACGGCGATCCTGATCACGGTGTTCGTGTCGTGGCTCGTGTGGATCCTGATCGACACGGCGATCCAGGAAGCCGTCAATCCAAGCGGCCCGCGCAACAAGTCGAAGAACCCGAGCATGCGCGCGCGCACCATGCTCCCGCTCGTTCGCAATGTGCTGTTCGTGACGATCCTGACAATTGCGGGCATCGTCACGGCGGCCAATCTCGGCATCAACGTGACGCCGCTGCTGGCGGGCGCGGGCGTGATCGGTCTGGCGATCGGTTTCGGCGCGCAGTCGCTGGTGAGCGACCTGATTACAGGCCTGTTCATCATCATCGAGGACACGATCTCGGTCGGCGACTGGATCGATATCGACGGCGGACACGCGGGTACCGTTGAATATCTGTCGATCCGCACCGTGCGGTTGCGCGACGGCCAGGGCGCGATCCATGCCATTCCGTTCTCGCAGATCAAGATCGTGAAGAACCTGTCGCGCGATTTCGCGTATGCGGTATTCGAAGTGCGCGTGCCGTTTTCCGCCGATGTCGACGAGGTCACGCAACTGATTCGCGCGGTCGGCGCAGACCTGATGGCCGATTTCCGTTACCGTCGCGAGATGCTCGGCCCCGTCGAAGTGTGGGGACTCGACCGCTTCGACCCGAACTGGATGGTCGTCAAAGGGCAGATCAAGACGCGTCCGCTGCAGCAGTGGAGCGTGGCGCGCGCGTTCAATCTGCGCCTGAAGCGCAAGATGGACGAAGCGGGCATCGAGATTCCCGTGCCGCAGATGCGCGTACATACGTCGCGCGGTGACGAAGTGGGCGAGGTGTTGCGGGAGGAGGAACACGCGCAGCACGAGGCACACATGCGCGAATCCGCGACGGGCACGACGACGCCGTTCAGGCCGAAGAAGGGCGGTGCCATGCCGCCGGCGCGCGACGTGTCGCATGAGCCACGTCCGGCGCCGCCATCGACGGGACAAACGGCATCCGTGCCGCCGCAGATTCCAACGGCGGGCGATGGCGGAAAGACGTGA